One window of Psychrobacillus sp. FSL H8-0483 genomic DNA carries:
- a CDS encoding nucleoside transporter C-terminal domain-containing protein, producing MYFLLNILGVFVVIGAVFLCSPKKKEVKWRAIASLIVVELLITWFMLGTDIGGLIINKIASFFTWLIACANEGISFVFPTAMANETVDFFFSALLPIIFIVTFFDILSYFGILTWIIDKVGWVISKVSRLPKLESFFSIQMMFLGNTEALAVIRDQLSVLKDNRLLTFGIMGMSSISGSIIGAYLTMVPAEYVFTAIPLNCLNALILVSLLNPVHVPKEEDIVYVPPKSEKKDFFSTISNSMLVGMNMVIVILAMIIGYVALTAALNGILGVFLDGLTIQKIFSYAFSPFAFLLGLTGNDAMYVAQLMGIKMATNEFVAMMDLMNHLDTLPPHTIAVATTFLTSFANFSTVGMIYGTYSSVLSEGKASIIGKNVWKLLVSGIAVSLLSAMIVGLFVW from the coding sequence ATGTACTTTTTACTAAATATTTTAGGCGTTTTTGTAGTGATTGGCGCCGTGTTTTTATGTTCTCCGAAAAAGAAAGAAGTGAAATGGAGAGCGATTGCTTCTCTAATTGTTGTCGAATTACTTATTACATGGTTTATGCTAGGAACAGACATTGGCGGTTTGATCATTAATAAGATCGCTTCTTTCTTTACATGGTTAATTGCCTGCGCGAACGAAGGAATTTCCTTTGTATTTCCAACTGCTATGGCAAATGAAACAGTAGACTTTTTCTTTAGTGCACTGCTACCGATTATTTTCATCGTAACCTTTTTTGACATTTTATCTTATTTCGGTATTTTAACGTGGATCATTGATAAGGTGGGCTGGGTTATTTCCAAAGTGTCACGCTTGCCTAAACTAGAAAGCTTTTTCTCCATTCAAATGATGTTCTTAGGTAACACGGAAGCATTAGCCGTTATTCGTGATCAGCTTTCTGTCTTAAAGGATAATCGTTTACTCACTTTTGGAATTATGGGGATGAGTAGTATAAGTGGATCGATTATTGGGGCTTATTTAACCATGGTTCCAGCAGAATATGTATTTACTGCAATTCCGTTAAACTGTTTAAATGCACTGATTTTAGTGAGTCTTTTAAATCCTGTTCATGTACCTAAGGAAGAAGACATCGTATACGTTCCGCCAAAATCGGAAAAAAAGGACTTCTTCTCAACTATTTCTAATAGTATGTTAGTCGGTATGAATATGGTGATCGTTATTTTAGCGATGATCATTGGATATGTAGCTCTTACTGCTGCTTTAAACGGAATTTTAGGTGTGTTTTTAGATGGTCTTACGATTCAAAAAATCTTCTCATACGCTTTCAGTCCATTTGCCTTTTTACTTGGTTTAACGGGGAATGATGCGATGTATGTAGCACAATTAATGGGAATCAAAATGGCTACGAATGAATTTGTTGCCATGATGGATCTAATGAATCACTTAGATACACTGCCACCGCATACTATTGCTGTAGCAACAACATTTTTAACGTCATTTGCGAATTTTAGTACAGTTGGTATGATTTATGGAACTTACAGTTCAGTTTTATCAGAAGGAAAAGCATCAATTATTGGCAAAAACGTTTGGAAGCTTCTTGTAAGCGGTATTGCTGTTTCATTATTAAGTGCAATGATTGTTGGTTTATTTGTTTGGTAA
- a CDS encoding nucleoside 2-deoxyribosyltransferase yields MKKGYLANGLFGLGDRLVNELVAKEVRATIPGVDLYVPQENMSINDKSAYADSLAIASADIKALKESDFLVAIIDGVEIDAGVAAEIGAFSMLNRPIFALYTDTRQQGRDNTKKIDALVADGTENQFMYRNLFVVGLIKQNGVIVDSIEQLGDALKTASF; encoded by the coding sequence ATGAAAAAAGGTTATTTAGCAAATGGGTTATTTGGTTTAGGAGATAGATTGGTTAATGAATTGGTCGCAAAAGAGGTACGTGCTACGATTCCTGGAGTGGATTTATATGTACCACAAGAAAATATGTCCATTAATGACAAATCGGCTTATGCAGATAGTCTTGCAATAGCAAGTGCCGACATTAAAGCATTAAAGGAGAGCGACTTTTTAGTTGCCATTATTGATGGAGTTGAAATTGATGCTGGGGTTGCTGCTGAAATTGGTGCATTTTCCATGTTGAATCGTCCTATTTTCGCGCTCTATACAGATACACGTCAACAAGGTCGTGACAACACGAAAAAAATTGATGCTTTAGTGGCAGATGGAACTGAAAACCAATTTATGTATCGCAATTTGTTTGTCGTTGGTTTGATCAAACAAAATGGTGTGATTGTAGACTCTATTGAGCAATTAGGGGATGCATTAAAAACTGCATCATTTTAA
- a CDS encoding sodium-dependent transporter, with protein MSQQEQWKSKLGFILATSGSAIGLGAIWKFPYVAGTGGGGAFFLIFLLFAFLLGYPLLVGEFIVGRKGQSDAISIYKKLAPNSKWHLLGRMGVLIGILVLSFYSVVGGWIILYLFKALTGGLNGLSQEQYGALFGEIISNPFSTLLGQFIFILITVLIVAQGVQKGIEKVSKIMMPILFILFIVIVIRSLSLDGAMEGVKFLLVPDFTKLTSESILFALGQAFFTITLGASVMVTYASYLPKTQNLPRSAFSIIMLNLFIALLAGLAIFPGVFSFGIEPNAGPPLVFAVLPAVFSQMSFGIFFFIAFLILFLFAALTSAFSMIEIAVSTTAKNDPSKRKKHTWLFGMLIFVIGIPSCLSYGIMADVKLFDKTIFDLVDYAVSNVMMPLGALLISIFISLKISKEELYEEMKQGSKVGKLFFNVWYYLLRYLTPIAIIIVFLDVLGLLDLFTK; from the coding sequence ATGTCGCAGCAAGAACAATGGAAATCAAAACTAGGGTTCATATTAGCTACCTCAGGATCTGCAATTGGATTGGGAGCAATATGGAAATTCCCCTATGTGGCTGGAACGGGTGGAGGTGGAGCATTTTTCCTAATCTTTTTGTTGTTTGCTTTCTTATTAGGATACCCGCTATTAGTCGGTGAATTCATTGTAGGTCGCAAGGGGCAAAGTGATGCTATTTCTATCTATAAGAAGCTTGCTCCTAATTCGAAATGGCACCTTTTAGGCAGAATGGGAGTATTAATAGGTATCCTAGTCTTATCGTTTTACAGTGTTGTTGGAGGTTGGATTATTCTCTATTTATTTAAAGCACTTACTGGAGGACTTAATGGACTTTCGCAAGAACAGTACGGAGCATTATTTGGAGAAATTATCTCAAATCCATTTTCAACGCTACTTGGTCAATTTATTTTTATATTAATTACGGTCCTTATCGTTGCACAAGGGGTTCAAAAGGGTATTGAAAAAGTAAGTAAAATCATGATGCCTATTCTTTTTATACTGTTTATAGTCATCGTTATTCGTTCACTTAGTTTAGACGGAGCTATGGAAGGGGTAAAATTTTTACTTGTCCCTGACTTCACAAAATTAACATCCGAATCAATTTTATTTGCTCTAGGACAAGCATTTTTCACTATTACTTTAGGTGCTTCAGTAATGGTTACTTATGCTTCTTACCTTCCGAAAACACAAAATCTACCTAGGTCTGCTTTTTCAATTATTATGTTGAATTTATTTATCGCTTTATTAGCGGGACTTGCGATTTTTCCAGGTGTATTTTCATTTGGCATAGAACCAAATGCAGGACCACCATTGGTTTTTGCTGTATTACCAGCAGTGTTTAGCCAAATGTCCTTCGGGATATTCTTCTTTATTGCTTTTTTAATTTTATTTTTATTTGCTGCTTTAACTTCTGCTTTCTCGATGATTGAAATTGCTGTTTCAACAACAGCCAAAAATGATCCTTCTAAGCGAAAGAAACACACATGGCTCTTTGGTATGTTGATTTTTGTTATTGGGATTCCATCTTGTCTATCATATGGAATAATGGCAGACGTTAAATTATTCGATAAAACGATATTTGATTTAGTCGATTATGCAGTGAGTAATGTAATGATGCCTTTAGGTGCATTGCTAATTTCTATATTTATTTCTTTGAAAATATCAAAAGAAGAATTATATGAGGAAATGAAACAAGGTTCTAAAGTGGGTAAACTATTCTTTAACGTTTGGTACTATCTATTAAGATATTTAACTCCAATTGCCATTATTATTGTGTTTCTTGACGTACTAGGGTTATTAGATTTATTTACAAAGTAA
- a CDS encoding pyridoxal-dependent decarboxylase produces MNKLQQLFPSADGNQQQRDELLGHFKTILTKMDELKDPSKLTLGEMPNYTEDYYNQIIQSALVPEKGVSMDVTIEKLMELVKGHRFLNSNYVANATPLPNIASILGNLVMVLLNGNNLWDVDGSAAANAEVRVTSMLSKLIGYDPNESAGYTTWGGQGAVFNSLRLAIARQFPESNKEGIPSNLYCFCSELSHFSLYKSAEATGIGVNNMVRVRANDDHSMDLNDLIKKMEEVIENGGIPVYVLATMGTTDTFGIDDLYGIKQILKDIEQRHNLNPIYIHADSAMGGMYTFFNDYDFKNNPLQFEEEVCAVLKQYQVHFQHMNIADSMVFDFHKLGQTPYITSLFLMKDKTDLQYLDLDASETPYVGSRGYGSYHTSYTLECSRMGSSISIYTSLLAFGLEGYQQILANYLLVNISFRNALKKEFSNVELTNGISPVTTFRFYPENIKWRAELDGNLTTTEVTEINQYNEDFAELIGLDRDVIFFGNTKKQRLISVTDSPKRLPVYVHKFYTTSPYSTVEEVHRYISFLKEHMVIHNKSLVLI; encoded by the coding sequence ATGAATAAACTACAACAATTATTTCCAAGTGCTGATGGAAATCAACAACAAAGAGATGAACTATTAGGCCATTTTAAAACAATATTAACAAAAATGGATGAATTAAAGGATCCTTCTAAATTAACTTTAGGTGAGATGCCTAATTATACCGAGGATTACTACAATCAAATCATTCAAAGTGCATTAGTACCTGAAAAAGGTGTTTCTATGGATGTAACGATAGAAAAATTAATGGAATTGGTAAAAGGTCACCGTTTCTTAAATAGTAACTACGTAGCCAATGCAACGCCATTACCTAACATCGCTAGTATACTTGGGAACTTAGTAATGGTTCTCTTAAACGGTAACAATCTTTGGGATGTAGATGGTTCAGCTGCTGCCAATGCAGAAGTACGAGTAACTAGTATGTTATCCAAATTAATTGGCTATGACCCAAATGAAAGCGCAGGGTATACTACATGGGGAGGACAAGGTGCAGTATTTAACTCTTTACGCTTAGCAATTGCACGCCAATTTCCGGAATCAAATAAAGAAGGTATTCCAAGTAACCTCTATTGTTTCTGTTCTGAACTCTCTCATTTTAGTCTTTATAAATCCGCAGAAGCAACAGGCATTGGTGTAAATAACATGGTGCGTGTAAGAGCAAATGACGATCATTCAATGGATTTAAATGATTTAATCAAAAAAATGGAAGAAGTAATAGAGAATGGTGGAATTCCTGTCTATGTTTTAGCAACAATGGGTACAACAGATACATTTGGTATTGACGACCTATATGGTATTAAACAAATATTGAAAGATATTGAACAACGCCACAACCTAAATCCTATTTATATACATGCTGATTCAGCAATGGGTGGGATGTATACTTTCTTTAATGATTACGATTTTAAAAATAACCCACTTCAATTCGAAGAGGAAGTATGTGCAGTATTAAAACAATATCAAGTTCACTTCCAACATATGAATATTGCTGACAGTATGGTTTTTGATTTTCATAAGTTAGGTCAAACTCCATACATTACAAGCTTGTTCCTTATGAAAGATAAAACGGATCTACAATACTTGGATTTAGATGCTTCTGAAACTCCATATGTTGGTAGCCGCGGATATGGCAGCTATCATACAAGCTATACATTAGAATGCTCTAGAATGGGAAGTTCAATTTCTATTTATACTTCTTTATTAGCATTTGGATTAGAGGGTTATCAGCAAATATTAGCAAATTATTTGCTTGTGAATATTTCCTTTAGAAATGCTTTGAAAAAGGAATTTTCTAATGTGGAACTGACGAATGGAATATCTCCGGTTACTACTTTTAGATTTTATCCAGAAAATATTAAATGGCGTGCCGAACTTGATGGAAATCTAACAACAACAGAAGTAACGGAAATTAATCAATATAATGAGGACTTTGCTGAATTAATCGGATTAGATAGAGATGTTATTTTCTTTGGTAACACAAAGAAACAACGACTTATATCTGTTACAGATTCTCCTAAGCGTTTGCCAGTATATGTCCATAAATTCTATACTACCTCTCCTTACTCAACTGTAGAAGAAGTACACAGATATATATCGTTCTTAAAAGAACATATGGTTATCCATAACAAATCACTTGTTTTGATTTAA
- a CDS encoding methyl-accepting chemotaxis protein — MNIFKKLSFVTKSIATTTALILLVGVVLIVSSLKVQNGVLTTEMEKQATEIAVLWGKTIDPKLVEDAANEKDFDDKAQTELIAMFDNISKTNPNVAQGYLFTSELIEGNKSAIIANPTHIVEVLKENNMKIGDLNEHPKATAEAIRKMNETKEITASEIYDDLLGTWITVMYPIKNSSGEVFAFFGVDVDASMVKNGTKEFLFNSLLILIPAMIIIVLIQVIFTRRSFKPLKQLSFGINEMRNGNLDIKLPTREDDLGKINEAFNEMAYELKSMIQSIRKTSDTVLQSSELVTKVTDQSKDHSIKISENIKEMTAGIQAQEVSVTESASAIEQIANEIGSIANSSQDVTVISKNMEDYAEQGLDAISKVVSQMEIINDTVQNSSNIIGLLKERSDEITSILDVITGISNQTNLLALNAAIEAARAGEHGKGFSVVAQEVRILAEESSKSTEKISKIIEEIQNETKNAVSSMKIGTIEADKGTKIAHTTGEMFVKIKEIADQISNQIEGVSAASQEISAGTEEVSASVNDLTAIAQKNSHSTYEIEGSTMQQVESINQLSDAAKELNVLAYELQSMITKFKA; from the coding sequence ATGAATATATTTAAAAAACTATCTTTTGTGACAAAATCTATTGCTACAACAACGGCATTAATTCTCTTAGTGGGAGTCGTACTTATCGTTTCCAGCCTAAAAGTTCAAAATGGTGTATTAACAACTGAAATGGAAAAACAAGCAACAGAAATTGCAGTTCTTTGGGGAAAGACTATTGATCCTAAGTTAGTAGAAGATGCAGCCAATGAGAAGGATTTTGATGATAAGGCTCAAACAGAGTTGATAGCTATGTTTGACAATATATCTAAAACTAACCCAAATGTTGCCCAAGGATATCTTTTTACTTCTGAATTAATAGAAGGAAATAAATCAGCTATTATTGCTAACCCAACGCACATTGTGGAAGTATTGAAAGAAAACAACATGAAAATAGGTGACTTAAACGAGCATCCTAAGGCAACCGCTGAAGCTATTAGAAAAATGAATGAAACAAAAGAAATAACGGCATCAGAAATTTATGATGATCTATTAGGGACATGGATTACAGTTATGTATCCAATTAAAAATTCTTCCGGTGAAGTCTTTGCTTTCTTCGGAGTAGATGTTGATGCGAGCATGGTTAAGAACGGAACAAAAGAGTTCTTGTTTAATTCATTACTGATCCTTATTCCTGCAATGATAATTATCGTTCTTATACAAGTGATTTTTACACGAAGAAGTTTCAAGCCATTGAAACAATTATCATTTGGTATTAACGAGATGAGAAATGGAAATCTTGATATTAAGTTACCTACAAGAGAAGATGATTTAGGGAAAATAAATGAAGCTTTTAATGAGATGGCGTATGAATTAAAATCGATGATTCAGAGTATAAGAAAGACTTCTGACACAGTATTACAATCATCTGAATTAGTTACAAAAGTTACAGATCAATCAAAAGACCATTCTATAAAAATCAGTGAAAACATTAAAGAAATGACAGCGGGAATACAAGCACAAGAAGTGTCTGTTACTGAATCAGCAAGCGCCATCGAACAAATCGCGAATGAAATCGGTTCTATAGCAAATTCTTCTCAAGACGTTACTGTTATATCGAAAAATATGGAAGATTACGCAGAGCAGGGTCTCGACGCTATAAGCAAAGTTGTTTCTCAAATGGAAATCATCAATGACACTGTGCAGAACTCAAGTAACATTATTGGTTTATTAAAAGAGCGTTCCGATGAAATTACAAGTATTCTAGATGTAATTACTGGTATTTCTAACCAAACGAACTTACTAGCTTTAAATGCGGCAATTGAAGCAGCTCGTGCTGGAGAACACGGTAAAGGGTTTTCTGTAGTAGCACAAGAAGTTAGAATATTAGCGGAAGAGTCTAGCAAATCTACGGAGAAAATTTCGAAAATTATTGAAGAAATTCAAAATGAGACAAAGAATGCAGTTTCATCTATGAAAATCGGTACGATTGAAGCAGATAAAGGTACAAAAATTGCTCATACAACAGGTGAAATGTTCGTTAAAATCAAAGAAATAGCAGACCAAATTTCAAATCAAATTGAAGGAGTTTCTGCTGCATCACAAGAGATCTCAGCAGGAACAGAAGAAGTCTCTGCCTCTGTTAATGATCTAACAGCAATAGCGCAGAAAAATTCACATTCTACGTATGAAATTGAAGGTAGCACAATGCAACAAGTAGAATCCATTAATCAATTATCTGATGCGGCAAAAGAACTAAATGTACTAGCATATGAATTACAATCAATGATAACGAAGTTTAAAGCATAA
- a CDS encoding helical backbone metal receptor, translated as MTYIITDHVGRQVNISIPPKRIVSICPAITETLFALGLESEIVGRTKYCIFPEGIVENVAIVGGTKEVNEGKIRDLQPDLILAEKEENTEAIVQALEQIAPVFVLEVRSIKEAYRFIHTLGFLTNKEQVAERLIDSCKAVFPSPHVQSGNAAYVIWRKPYMVVGRTTYINDILHTLGLHNPFANEVSRYPAVTKEELADANLDVLLLASEPFPFQQKHIAEFQAFLPNTKIVLVEGEMFWYGARMETAGEYLKKIMLFLS; from the coding sequence ATGACATACATTATAACCGATCATGTTGGAAGACAAGTGAACATTTCCATTCCACCAAAACGCATCGTTTCGATTTGCCCAGCGATTACAGAAACACTCTTTGCTCTAGGTCTCGAAAGTGAAATAGTTGGTCGGACAAAATATTGTATTTTCCCTGAGGGAATAGTCGAAAACGTGGCGATTGTTGGAGGGACAAAGGAAGTAAACGAGGGAAAAATTCGTGATTTACAACCAGACCTTATTCTAGCTGAAAAAGAAGAAAATACAGAAGCAATCGTGCAAGCACTTGAACAAATTGCACCTGTTTTCGTCTTAGAGGTTCGTTCAATTAAAGAGGCTTACCGATTTATCCATACACTCGGATTTCTGACAAATAAGGAACAGGTAGCAGAGCGACTCATTGACTCTTGTAAAGCAGTATTCCCTTCTCCACATGTTCAGAGTGGAAATGCTGCTTATGTAATTTGGCGAAAACCATACATGGTCGTTGGCAGAACTACTTATATTAATGATATATTACATACGCTTGGATTGCATAATCCCTTTGCAAACGAAGTATCGAGATATCCCGCGGTAACGAAAGAGGAACTGGCAGATGCAAATCTCGATGTCCTTTTGCTCGCTTCCGAACCATTTCCTTTTCAACAAAAACATATAGCAGAATTTCAAGCTTTTCTACCAAACACCAAAATCGTATTAGTAGAAGGGGAAATGTTTTGGTACGGGGCAAGAATGGAAACAGCAGGAGAGTATTTGAAAAAAATAATGCTATTCCTGTCATAA
- a CDS encoding YiaA/YiaB family inner membrane protein produces MQKRYRRRNTVAFTVLAYFTLFAGVFMFSIGLYNADNLQLNEKGYYIAVMILVAVGAILTQKVTRDNAEDNEIIAEQEQERQMSNVRIPTKES; encoded by the coding sequence ATTCAAAAGAGGTACAGAAGACGCAATACAGTAGCATTTACGGTATTAGCTTATTTCACATTATTTGCAGGTGTCTTTATGTTCAGTATAGGTCTTTATAATGCGGATAACTTACAGCTAAATGAAAAGGGATATTATATTGCGGTTATGATTTTAGTGGCGGTTGGAGCGATCCTTACACAAAAAGTCACACGTGATAATGCGGAGGATAACGAAATCATCGCAGAGCAAGAACAAGAACGCCAAATGAGCAATGTTAGAATTCCAACTAAGGAATCGTAA
- a CDS encoding zinc ribbon domain-containing protein YjdM, which translates to MSALPNCPKCNSEYTYEDGSLFVCPECAHEWTAEAEQEQENNEDQKIVKDSNGNVLNDGDSVSIVKDLKVKGSSSTLKIGTKVKSIRLVDGDHNIDCKIDGFGAMKLKSEFVKKI; encoded by the coding sequence ATGTCTGCTTTACCAAATTGCCCAAAATGTAATTCAGAATATACGTACGAAGATGGAAGTCTTTTTGTTTGCCCAGAATGTGCCCATGAGTGGACAGCGGAGGCAGAACAAGAACAAGAAAATAATGAAGATCAAAAGATTGTTAAAGATTCAAATGGAAATGTCTTAAACGATGGTGATTCTGTATCGATCGTTAAAGACCTTAAAGTAAAAGGAAGTTCATCTACGTTAAAAATTGGAACGAAAGTAAAGAGTATTCGTTTAGTGGATGGAGATCATAATATCGACTGTAAAATTGATGGTTTTGGAGCGATGAAATTAAAATCGGAGTTTGTTAAAAAGATCTAA
- a CDS encoding Cof-type HAD-IIB family hydrolase, with product MSFIAIDLDGTLLNNKNEISEENIKAIEYAQDRGIEVVISTGRAYFDVQTICEKAGISPFVIGTNGATIHSKSGKCISSITITKDCVQSILQWLDERNYYYEVFTDKAIYSLKKGREHFQNEINSLKNTDLNTDMKELVEVAERQFDQFGYVLVEDYHDILKQEEEFYNILACSFDNKKLEGAWNQFKKFDELMVVSSADHNIEITSKRASKGMALEKLAILMNGSLDQSMAIGDSNNDLSMFQKVGYSVAMGNAKDVIKTVCTTTTLKNDENGVAHAIYRYMENFVVQK from the coding sequence ATGAGTTTCATTGCGATAGATTTAGACGGAACGTTATTAAACAACAAGAATGAAATTAGTGAAGAGAATATAAAGGCTATTGAATATGCCCAAGATAGAGGCATTGAAGTAGTTATTTCAACTGGACGGGCTTATTTTGATGTTCAAACAATTTGTGAAAAAGCTGGGATTTCCCCATTTGTAATCGGGACAAATGGCGCAACTATTCATTCAAAAAGCGGAAAGTGCATTTCTTCTATTACGATAACTAAAGATTGTGTCCAATCTATTCTCCAATGGTTAGATGAACGGAATTATTATTACGAAGTGTTTACTGATAAAGCCATTTATTCTCTTAAAAAGGGCAGAGAACATTTCCAGAATGAGATTAATAGTTTGAAAAACACAGATTTGAATACAGATATGAAAGAATTAGTTGAAGTAGCGGAAAGGCAATTTGATCAGTTTGGATATGTTTTAGTTGAAGATTATCATGATATCTTAAAACAAGAGGAAGAATTCTATAACATTTTAGCATGTTCTTTTGATAATAAGAAGTTAGAGGGTGCATGGAACCAATTCAAAAAGTTTGATGAGTTGATGGTTGTTTCATCTGCTGATCATAACATTGAAATTACAAGTAAAAGAGCTTCAAAAGGAATGGCCCTCGAAAAATTGGCTATCCTGATGAACGGCTCCTTAGATCAGTCTATGGCAATCGGGGATAGCAACAATGATTTATCCATGTTCCAGAAAGTTGGATACAGCGTAGCGATGGGAAATGCGAAAGATGTCATAAAAACTGTTTGTACAACGACAACCCTTAAAAATGACGAGAATGGGGTTGCTCATGCGATTTATCGATATATGGAGAACTTCGTGGTTCAAAAATAA
- a CDS encoding DeoR/GlpR family DNA-binding transcription regulator, which yields MSVFPEERKNEILKELNVMGKVKLMELVEQFNVSEETIRRDLMILEEKGLLKRVYGGAIKTVFEFEEPPFTQRTTVNQGAKVKVGKKAVELISNGDVIAIDVGTTMLEFAQCIENKKDITILTNSLPVSSVLTEKLNQNKFTGQVLLLGGQIDPKHQSISGGLTEQMLNQFNIDKAFISAGGVSIQSGVSNYHLHETLVSRKMVEVSKQVILLTDYSKIGVDTFCKVCPIEKVDVIVCEQPFPEEWRNHSKLEEINWNLA from the coding sequence ATGTCTGTTTTTCCAGAAGAAAGAAAGAATGAAATTTTAAAAGAACTTAACGTAATGGGCAAAGTAAAATTGATGGAATTAGTTGAACAATTTAATGTTTCAGAGGAAACGATTCGACGCGATTTGATGATATTAGAGGAAAAAGGACTTTTAAAAAGGGTTTACGGGGGAGCGATTAAAACAGTCTTTGAATTTGAGGAGCCTCCATTTACACAGCGTACGACGGTGAATCAAGGAGCGAAGGTCAAGGTTGGGAAAAAAGCAGTAGAACTCATTTCTAACGGAGATGTGATTGCCATCGATGTAGGGACAACCATGCTTGAATTTGCGCAGTGTATTGAAAATAAAAAAGACATTACGATTTTAACCAATTCTCTTCCTGTGTCGTCTGTGTTAACCGAAAAGCTCAATCAAAATAAGTTTACAGGACAAGTTCTATTATTAGGGGGACAAATTGATCCAAAGCATCAATCTATAAGCGGCGGTCTCACTGAACAAATGTTAAATCAATTTAATATTGATAAAGCGTTCATTTCAGCTGGTGGTGTTTCCATTCAAAGTGGGGTTAGTAATTATCATTTACATGAAACATTAGTTTCACGAAAGATGGTCGAGGTATCAAAGCAAGTTATATTGCTAACGGATTACTCTAAAATTGGTGTCGACACATTTTGTAAAGTTTGTCCTATAGAAAAAGTCGATGTGATTGTCTGTGAGCAACCATTTCCAGAGGAATGGAGAAATCATTCAAAATTAGAGGAAATCAATTGGAATCTAGCATAG
- a CDS encoding ABC transporter ATP-binding protein yields MSYVTIDQVTKGYENQVVLNDISIKLKKGEFATLLGQSGCGKSTLLRSIAGLEDVDLGRILIDGKDITNLSPRQREVGMVFQSYALFPNMSVFDNIAYGLKMKKVKDIKSRVKKMIDMVDLIGKEESYPHQLSGGQQQRVALARALVMEPKVLLLDEPLSALDAKIRKSLQKELKRIQKELDITTIFVTHDQEEAMTMSDRIFVMNKGQVVQSGSPSEIYTSPVNTFVAKFIGNYNVCDLEVFRKLVRSTEIKGNEVAIRPEVLQLVSVGEDSLDLQENWVIKGLIKDVSMIGNVLRYEVETEESAFLVDYLHHRGNMFEQGERVHILVPKKECIIL; encoded by the coding sequence ATGAGCTATGTAACCATTGATCAAGTGACTAAGGGGTATGAAAATCAAGTCGTTTTAAATGACATTTCTATCAAATTAAAAAAAGGAGAATTTGCTACACTTCTTGGGCAAAGCGGATGCGGAAAAAGTACATTATTACGTTCTATTGCGGGGCTTGAAGACGTAGATTTAGGAAGAATCTTAATTGATGGAAAAGATATTACTAATTTATCACCGCGTCAGCGTGAAGTCGGTATGGTATTTCAGTCTTATGCGCTTTTCCCGAATATGAGCGTTTTTGACAATATCGCGTACGGCCTCAAAATGAAGAAGGTAAAAGATATTAAATCAAGAGTGAAAAAGATGATTGATATGGTTGATTTAATAGGAAAAGAAGAATCTTATCCTCATCAGTTATCTGGTGGGCAGCAGCAGAGGGTTGCTCTTGCCCGTGCGCTTGTCATGGAGCCGAAAGTACTGCTTTTGGATGAGCCATTAAGTGCATTGGATGCGAAAATTAGAAAAAGTTTGCAAAAAGAATTAAAGAGAATACAGAAAGAATTAGATATTACAACTATTTTTGTTACTCATGATCAGGAAGAAGCAATGACGATGTCTGATCGAATTTTTGTCATGAATAAAGGACAAGTTGTACAATCCGGTTCTCCATCAGAAATTTACACTTCTCCAGTCAATACATTTGTTGCAAAATTTATTGGAAATTATAATGTTTGTGATTTGGAAGTTTTCCGTAAACTTGTTCGCAGCACAGAAATAAAAGGGAATGAAGTCGCGATTCGTCCTGAAGTTTTACAATTAGTTTCTGTTGGTGAGGATAGCTTGGATTTACAAGAGAACTGGGTAATTAAAGGGTTAATTAAAGATGTTTCCATGATAGGGAATGTATTAAGGTATGAAGTAGAAACAGAGGAGTCCGCTTTCCTTGTAGACTATCTTCACCACCGAGGGAATATGTTTGAGCAAGGAGAACGCGTTCATATTCTTGTACCGAAGAAAGAATGCATTATTTTATAA